In the genome of Methanobrevibacter arboriphilus JCM 13429 = DSM 1125, the window AAAAATGGTGATAATATTTCATATTTATTATCAATGGAATCTGAAAATGATGAGTCATATATGTTTCATATACCTAATATCCATCTAACTGAATTAATTGCTGAAGCTATGAATATCCCCATTATTAGAGCTAATACAAAAGGTTTAAAAGAAGAAGAACTTGTAGATCTTAAAGAAAACTTAGAAATTCTTAAAAATAAAGGTGTAGAAGCAATTTACACTGGTGCTCTTTTTTCAGTCTATCAGAAATCAAGAATTGATAAAATATGTGAAGATTTAGGATTAAAATCAATTTCACCTCTATGGCATGTTGATGAAGAAGAATATATGAAAAAGATAGTTGATTTAGGGTTTGAAGTGATAATAACTGGAGTTTTTGCTTATGGGCTTGATGAGTCATGGCTTGGTAGAAAAATTGATTATGATGCAATTGATGAATTAAATGAGATTAAAGACAAGTATAAAATAAACATTGCATTTGAAGGTGGAGAAGCAGAAACATTAGTTATTGATGGACCAATTTTTAAAAAAAGAATAGAAATAGAAGATGCTGAAAGGATATGGAATAATGATAATGGAATTTTTCATGTTAAAAAAGCATATTTAGTAGATAAGCAGTGAATAATATAATATTACACTTCTACATTTTTTAATATAATATT includes:
- a CDS encoding diphthine--ammonia ligase: MNSAVLFSGGKDSTMACYEAIKNGDNISYLLSMESENDESYMFHIPNIHLTELIAEAMNIPIIRANTKGLKEEELVDLKENLEILKNKGVEAIYTGALFSVYQKSRIDKICEDLGLKSISPLWHVDEEEYMKKIVDLGFEVIITGVFAYGLDESWLGRKIDYDAIDELNEIKDKYKINIAFEGGEAETLVIDGPIFKKRIEIEDAERIWNNDNGIFHVKKAYLVDKQ